The following are encoded together in the Actinoplanes sp. N902-109 genome:
- the dnaB gene encoding replicative DNA helicase, whose translation MSVTDDARPEARPQSSGRPSGPPPSADGGFDKTPPQDIAAEQSVLGGMLLSKDAIADVVEILKTPDFYRPVHAKIFDIILDLYGRGEPADGVTVAAALSDSGDLQRIGGVPYLHTLIESVPTAANASYYARIVSERAVLRRLVEAGTKIVQLGYGASGSGGRDVDDIVDLAQQAIYDVTEKRVSEDFAALGDMLQPTLDEIEAVGASGGVMTGVPTGFSDLDRLLNGLHAGQLIIVAGRPGLGKSTVSMDFARNAAIRSNCASAIFSLEMSKIEMVMRLLSAEARVPLHTLRSGQLSDDDWTKLARRMGEISEAPIFVDDTPNMNLMEIRAKARRLKQRHNLKLLVIDYLQLMSSPKKTESRQQEVSELSRGLKLLAKEIECPVIAVSQLNRGPEQRTDKRPQLSDLRESGSIEQDADVVLLLHRDDYYDKESPRAGEADFIVAKHRNGPTDTVTVAAQLHLSRFVDMAIV comes from the coding sequence GTGTCAGTCACCGATGACGCACGGCCGGAGGCGCGGCCCCAGTCGTCCGGCCGTCCCTCCGGACCACCACCGTCGGCCGACGGTGGCTTCGACAAGACCCCGCCGCAGGACATCGCTGCCGAGCAGAGCGTGCTGGGCGGCATGCTGCTGTCCAAGGACGCGATCGCCGACGTCGTGGAGATCCTGAAGACCCCGGATTTCTACCGCCCGGTGCACGCCAAGATCTTCGACATCATCCTTGACCTGTACGGACGGGGAGAACCCGCCGACGGCGTCACCGTTGCGGCCGCGCTGTCCGATTCCGGTGACCTGCAGCGCATCGGTGGCGTGCCCTACCTGCACACCCTGATCGAGAGCGTGCCCACCGCGGCCAACGCTTCGTACTACGCCCGCATCGTCTCCGAGCGTGCCGTGCTGCGCCGCCTGGTCGAGGCCGGCACCAAGATCGTTCAGCTCGGCTATGGCGCGAGTGGCTCCGGCGGCCGCGACGTCGACGACATCGTCGACCTCGCCCAGCAGGCGATCTACGACGTCACCGAGAAGCGGGTCAGCGAGGACTTCGCGGCCCTGGGCGACATGCTGCAGCCCACGCTCGACGAGATCGAGGCCGTGGGCGCCTCCGGTGGCGTGATGACCGGTGTGCCCACCGGCTTCTCCGACCTCGATCGCCTGCTCAACGGCCTGCACGCGGGCCAGCTCATCATCGTCGCCGGCCGCCCCGGTCTCGGGAAGTCGACCGTGAGCATGGACTTCGCCCGCAACGCCGCCATCCGCAGCAACTGCGCCAGCGCCATCTTCTCGCTGGAAATGAGCAAGATCGAGATGGTCATGCGACTGCTCTCGGCCGAGGCTCGCGTCCCCCTGCACACCCTGCGCTCGGGTCAGCTCTCCGACGACGACTGGACCAAACTCGCCCGCCGCATGGGCGAGATCAGTGAGGCCCCGATCTTCGTCGACGACACCCCCAACATGAATTTGATGGAGATCCGAGCCAAAGCCCGCCGCCTCAAGCAGCGGCACAACCTCAAGCTCCTGGTGATCGACTACCTTCAGCTGATGAGCTCGCCGAAAAAGACGGAGAGCCGCCAGCAGGAGGTCTCCGAGCTGTCCCGAGGCCTCAAGCTGCTGGCCAAGGAGATCGAATGCCCGGTGATCGCAGTCAGCCAGCTCAACCGAGGCCCCGAACAGCGCACCGACAAGCGCCCCCAGCTCTCCGACCTGCGTGAGTCCGGCTCGATCGAGCAGGACGCCGACGTCGTCCTCCTCCTCCACCGCGACGACTACTACGACAAGGAATCCCCCCGAGCCGGCGAAGCCGACTTCATCGTCGCCAAACACCGAAACGGCCCCACCGACACCGTCACGGTGGCCGCCCAGCTCCACCTCTCCCGCTTCGTCGACATGGCCATCGTCTAA
- the rplI gene encoding 50S ribosomal protein L9 yields MKIILTHEVSGLGTPGDIVEVKNGYGRNYLLPQGFAIQWSKGAEKQVTVIKRARDAREIRDLGQANEVKGQLEGLKVTLTARSGNGGRLFGSITPAEIVDAVKAAGGPSLDRRRLELPGHIKTTGSYRVQVKLHPEVTASFPVNVVAAK; encoded by the coding sequence ATGAAGATCATCCTCACCCACGAGGTGTCGGGCCTCGGCACCCCCGGCGACATCGTCGAGGTCAAGAACGGTTACGGCCGCAACTACCTGCTGCCGCAGGGCTTCGCGATCCAGTGGAGCAAGGGCGCCGAGAAGCAGGTCACGGTCATCAAGCGGGCGCGCGACGCCCGGGAGATCCGCGACCTGGGCCAGGCCAACGAGGTCAAGGGCCAGCTCGAGGGGCTCAAGGTCACGCTGACCGCGCGCTCCGGCAACGGCGGCCGCCTGTTCGGCTCGATCACCCCGGCCGAGATCGTCGACGCGGTCAAGGCCGCCGGCGGTCCGTCCCTCGACCGGCGCCGCCTCGAGCTGCCCGGCCACATCAAGACCACGGGCTCCTACCGGGTCCAGGTCAAGCTGCACCCCGAGGTGACCGCCTCGTTCCCGGTGAACGTCGTGGCCGCCAAGTAA
- the rpsR gene encoding 30S ribosomal protein S18, which produces MAKAAALRKPKKKVNPLDKDGITYIDYKDTALLRKFISDRGKIRARRVTGVTSQQQRQIARAVKNAREMALLPYTATAR; this is translated from the coding sequence ATGGCTAAGGCTGCGGCACTTCGCAAGCCGAAGAAGAAGGTGAACCCGCTCGACAAGGACGGGATCACCTACATCGACTACAAGGACACCGCGCTGCTGCGCAAGTTCATCTCGGACCGCGGCAAGATCCGCGCGCGCCGGGTGACGGGCGTTACCTCGCAGCAGCAGCGGCAGATCGCCCGCGCGGTCAAGAACGCCCGCGAGATGGCGCTCCTGCCGTACACGGCGACGGCGCGCTGA
- a CDS encoding single-stranded DNA-binding protein, protein MAGETTITVVGNLTDDPELRFTPSGAAVAKFRIASTPRTLDRQSGEWKDGEPLFLACNIWRDAAEHVAESLQRGARVIVQGRLRQRSYETREGEKRTVYELEVDEIGPSLRYATAKVQKMSRSGGGGGGFGGGSGGGGGNRQSSGGGGGGSSFDDPWATAAPASGNRSGGGSSSFDDEPPF, encoded by the coding sequence ATGGCAGGAGAAACCACCATCACGGTCGTCGGCAACTTGACCGACGACCCTGAGCTGCGCTTCACCCCTTCGGGTGCAGCGGTCGCCAAGTTCCGCATCGCCTCGACGCCGCGGACCTTGGACCGGCAGTCGGGCGAGTGGAAAGACGGCGAGCCACTCTTCCTCGCGTGCAACATCTGGCGTGACGCCGCCGAGCACGTCGCCGAGTCGCTGCAGCGTGGCGCTCGGGTGATCGTGCAGGGTCGGCTGCGCCAGCGGTCCTACGAGACCCGCGAGGGCGAGAAGCGCACCGTCTACGAGCTCGAGGTCGACGAGATCGGCCCGTCTCTGCGCTACGCCACGGCCAAGGTGCAGAAGATGAGCAGGTCCGGGGGCGGCGGAGGCGGCTTCGGCGGCGGCAGCGGCGGCGGTGGTGGCAACCGGCAGTCCAGCGGTGGCGGCGGTGGAGGCAGCTCCTTCGACGACCCGTGGGCGACGGCGGCCCCGGCCTCCGGCAACCGCTCCGGCGGCGGCAGCTCCTCTTTCGACGACGAGCCTCCCTTCTAA
- the rpsF gene encoding 30S ribosomal protein S6 yields the protein MRHYELMVILDPSLEERTVAPSLDQYLNVIRTAGGSVEKLDVWGRRRLSFEINKKAEGIYAVVDLQATPEAVAELDRQLRLNESILRTKVIRPETR from the coding sequence TTGCGTCATTACGAACTCATGGTGATCCTCGACCCTTCGCTCGAGGAGCGCACCGTAGCCCCGTCGCTCGACCAGTACCTGAACGTGATCCGCACTGCGGGCGGCTCGGTGGAGAAGCTCGACGTGTGGGGCCGGCGCCGGCTCTCGTTCGAGATCAACAAGAAGGCCGAGGGCATCTACGCCGTCGTGGACCTGCAGGCCACTCCCGAGGCCGTGGCGGAGCTGGACCGTCAGCTGCGGCTGAACGAGTCCATCCTGCGCACCAAGGTCATCCGGCCGGAGACCCGCTGA
- a CDS encoding deoxyribonuclease IV gives MRIGAHVDPAAPLDAAAARGADAVQFFLADPQGWKSPAARPDAEELRASDVDIYIHAPYVINVATLNNRIRIPSRKLLLTHARAAAAIGARALIVHGGHVTAGDDIAVGFDNWRKTFAYAQEEGGLPLPVLIENTAGGDHAMARRFDNLARLWDAVGEFGAGFCLDTCHAHAGGEDLIGIVDRVKAITGRIDLIHANDSKDSFDSGRDRHDNLGSGKIDPELVVAAIRASGAPAIVETPGGTEGQAADIALLRAKAGS, from the coding sequence ATGCGCATCGGAGCTCATGTCGATCCCGCCGCCCCCCTCGACGCGGCCGCCGCTCGCGGCGCCGACGCCGTCCAGTTCTTCCTGGCCGACCCGCAGGGCTGGAAGAGCCCGGCGGCCCGGCCCGACGCCGAGGAGCTGCGGGCGTCCGACGTGGACATCTACATTCACGCGCCGTACGTGATCAATGTCGCGACGCTGAACAACCGCATCCGCATCCCGAGCCGCAAGCTTCTGCTGACGCACGCCCGTGCCGCCGCGGCGATCGGCGCGCGGGCCCTGATCGTCCACGGCGGTCACGTCACCGCCGGCGACGACATCGCGGTCGGTTTCGACAATTGGCGCAAAACCTTCGCGTATGCACAGGAGGAGGGCGGCCTGCCGCTCCCCGTCCTGATCGAGAACACGGCCGGCGGCGACCACGCGATGGCCCGCCGCTTCGACAATCTCGCCCGGCTGTGGGACGCGGTCGGCGAGTTCGGGGCGGGCTTCTGCCTGGACACCTGTCACGCCCACGCGGGCGGTGAGGACCTGATCGGCATCGTCGACCGGGTCAAGGCCATCACCGGGCGCATCGACCTGATCCACGCGAACGACTCCAAGGACTCCTTCGACTCCGGCCGCGACCGGCACGACAACCTCGGCAGTGGCAAGATCGACCCGGAGTTGGTGGTGGCGGCCATCCGGGCCTCCGGCGCCCCGGCGATCGTCGAGACGCCGGGCGGCACGGAGGGTCAGGCCGCCGACATCGCGCTGCTCCGCGCCAAGGCAGGCAGCTGA
- a CDS encoding glycosyltransferase family 87 protein, whose product MSAPSSSDIERTDQPAKSDGFIRGLSQFIGGPVGSHAVPPAARRSRFWTAPRIILALVCLTLAFSWVQKSPCQDGDWQKNVQYTRFCYTDVLALYYSEQLSEGQVPYKDHAVEYPVVTGYFMGALGLPVHALGEKYPQINQGKWFYNANALVLSILAVASAAVILALRRRRPWDAAIFALSPILLVTATVNWDFLAIGLAMFGLYAWARKQPVLAGILLGLGGAAKLWPLFILGPLFVLALRSSKVQAFLYALGGAVAAWVLTNLPVFLLYRQSWNRFFELNDTRPIDWGTLWYIGRFLDAKWNSGAAGDQGPFQWLSDHIPTLNHLSYALTVLACAAIGVLCLLAPRRPRLSQIAFLVVAAFLIFSKVWSQQYVLWLLPLIVLARPRWGAIIAWTVAEIGYFTAFYAELLGAGGKPVIPEGTFVLASTLRLVTVAVLCGLVIREIWRPELDVVRDTYDNDPDGGTFNETADAPWTVALRRRFNLDRQPVADPAPADADVSTGAPASGGATGSGGAPAASGASRSGGVAVSGGGSAAGDAGSDDSGPAASPAPAS is encoded by the coding sequence ATGAGCGCGCCTTCGTCGTCGGACATCGAGCGGACCGATCAGCCGGCCAAGTCGGACGGCTTCATCCGCGGGCTGTCGCAATTCATCGGCGGACCGGTCGGCAGTCACGCCGTGCCGCCGGCCGCGCGCCGCAGCCGGTTCTGGACCGCACCGCGGATCATCCTCGCGCTGGTGTGCTTGACGCTCGCGTTCAGCTGGGTACAGAAATCGCCCTGCCAGGACGGCGACTGGCAGAAGAACGTCCAGTACACCCGGTTCTGCTACACCGACGTGCTGGCGCTCTACTACAGCGAGCAGCTCAGCGAGGGCCAGGTGCCGTACAAGGATCACGCGGTGGAATATCCCGTGGTCACCGGCTACTTCATGGGTGCGCTCGGGCTGCCGGTGCACGCGCTGGGCGAGAAGTATCCCCAGATCAACCAGGGCAAGTGGTTCTACAACGCCAACGCGCTGGTGCTGTCCATCCTGGCCGTGGCCTCCGCCGCCGTGATCCTGGCGCTACGCCGCCGCCGGCCCTGGGACGCCGCCATCTTCGCCCTCTCCCCCATCCTGCTGGTGACGGCGACAGTCAACTGGGACTTCCTCGCCATCGGCCTCGCGATGTTCGGCCTCTACGCCTGGGCACGCAAGCAGCCGGTGCTCGCCGGGATATTGCTCGGCCTGGGCGGTGCGGCCAAGCTGTGGCCGCTGTTCATCCTCGGCCCACTGTTCGTGCTCGCCCTGCGCTCCTCGAAGGTGCAGGCGTTCCTCTATGCCCTCGGTGGCGCGGTGGCCGCCTGGGTGCTCACCAACCTGCCCGTCTTCCTGCTGTACCGGCAGAGCTGGAACCGCTTCTTCGAACTCAACGACACCCGGCCGATCGACTGGGGCACGCTCTGGTACATCGGCCGCTTCCTCGATGCGAAATGGAACAGCGGCGCCGCGGGTGACCAAGGCCCGTTCCAATGGCTGAGCGACCACATCCCCACGCTCAACCATCTCTCGTACGCCCTGACGGTGCTCGCCTGCGCCGCCATCGGGGTGCTCTGCCTCCTCGCCCCCCGCCGGCCCCGGCTCTCCCAGATCGCCTTCCTGGTCGTGGCGGCATTCCTGATCTTCAGCAAGGTCTGGTCCCAGCAGTACGTGCTCTGGCTGCTGCCGCTGATCGTGCTGGCGCGCCCCCGCTGGGGTGCCATCATCGCCTGGACGGTCGCCGAGATCGGCTACTTCACGGCCTTCTACGCCGAACTGCTCGGTGCGGGCGGCAAGCCGGTCATCCCGGAGGGCACCTTCGTGCTTGCCTCCACCCTGCGGCTGGTCACCGTGGCGGTCCTGTGCGGCCTGGTCATCCGCGAGATCTGGCGCCCCGAGCTGGACGTCGTCCGCGACACCTACGACAACGACCCGGACGGCGGCACGTTCAACGAAACGGCGGACGCCCCGTGGACAGTCGCCCTGCGCCGCCGCTTCAACCTGGACCGCCAACCGGTTGCCGACCCGGCACCGGCCGACGCTGACGTGTCGACCGGCGCTCCCGCCTCGGGTGGCGCTACGGGGTCCGGCGGCGCTCCCGCGGCGTCCGGTGCTTCGCGGTCCGGCGGTGTTGCCGTGTCCGGTGGCGGATCCGCGGCGGGTGACGCAGGCTCCGACGACTCGGGCCCGGCCGCCTCGCCGGCACCGGCGAGCTGA
- a CDS encoding transglycosylase domain-containing protein, giving the protein MSPAVGGAAGAGPDGPGKRGGAAKILNKAAKKRRRANIITAAAAVLVILAGGGVVAGTWFFDGVDLPAPKTENQTNKILDAKGQVLAKTGEDLTLVPIKNVNLYVQHAVAAAEDKNFYTHSGIDMKGIMRAAWNNFTGGSKQGASTITQQYARHAADLKDISYNRKLREAVIARKLESTYSKDEIMGFYLNYIYLGESRYGIEAAAQGYFGKSVLTPKDTKNAITPYEAAVLASIIKQPEPDPTTGHKGFDPNKNLPAAKDRWEYTMKNMLEMNWISPEQYAARKYPTVKPRSTESCKTCADGKPVGMIMRHVKQELAQMNISDSEYERGGLTIQTTIDPEVQKAAEDAARRSSKTSVMYKRPEKYQAAVIGVDPNTGRVLGYYGGDNSNGTDYASYLNGDGTGFSARGQSPGSTFKIYTLAAALRENISFDTVWNGKKKNARGETINNAGADPGKVCEGKIEYCDLQTATIQSYNFPFYQITQGIGVDKVLAAARDAGITHLWPDTAKYNESVDLTKTDPSNYKKNFDFEAGFGQYAVSPLEHAEGVATIVNGGVRHEVHFIKTVKRIDQSTGKLVNYKSEKLDGKRVFPEDQMSNLLGVMSKIPDHAKNTLRNGREAVAKSGTWEFDDGKDGTPGSGDTWFVGGIPQLAATVWVGNSGNKFELKEPASQGGGSMFGSGSPAQIWEDFINAVTKAKDMKQEDFPPRQKTGDDNSQYQTGEKPPPPPPPPVVTPPEPTNQNPVCNLFPDRCQNGQPIDTGQNNGGGGNNNGGNNNGGGGNNNGGNNNGGGGNNNGGTINFPGNGNQNNTEENDGN; this is encoded by the coding sequence GTGTCCCCGGCCGTCGGGGGAGCCGCGGGTGCCGGCCCGGACGGGCCGGGCAAGCGCGGCGGCGCAGCCAAGATTCTCAACAAGGCGGCCAAGAAGCGCCGGCGGGCCAACATCATCACCGCCGCGGCGGCGGTTCTGGTGATCCTCGCCGGTGGTGGCGTCGTCGCCGGCACCTGGTTCTTCGACGGTGTCGACCTGCCGGCGCCCAAGACCGAGAACCAGACCAACAAGATCCTGGACGCCAAGGGCCAGGTGCTCGCCAAGACCGGTGAGGACCTGACGCTGGTCCCGATCAAGAACGTCAATCTCTACGTCCAGCACGCCGTCGCTGCCGCCGAGGACAAGAACTTCTACACCCACTCGGGCATCGACATGAAAGGCATCATGCGGGCCGCGTGGAACAACTTCACCGGCGGCAGCAAGCAGGGTGCCTCGACGATCACCCAGCAGTACGCACGGCATGCGGCTGATCTCAAGGACATCAGCTACAACCGCAAGCTGCGCGAGGCCGTGATCGCCCGCAAGCTGGAGTCGACGTACTCCAAAGACGAGATCATGGGGTTCTACCTCAACTACATCTACCTGGGTGAGAGCCGCTACGGCATCGAGGCGGCCGCGCAGGGCTACTTCGGCAAGTCCGTGCTGACGCCGAAGGACACCAAGAACGCCATCACGCCGTACGAGGCCGCGGTGCTGGCGTCGATCATCAAGCAGCCCGAGCCGGACCCGACGACCGGGCACAAGGGCTTCGACCCGAACAAGAATCTCCCGGCAGCGAAGGATCGCTGGGAGTACACGATGAAGAACATGCTCGAGATGAACTGGATCTCTCCCGAGCAGTACGCCGCGCGCAAGTACCCCACGGTGAAGCCCCGGTCCACCGAATCCTGCAAGACCTGCGCCGACGGCAAGCCGGTCGGCATGATCATGCGGCACGTCAAGCAGGAACTCGCTCAGATGAACATCTCGGACTCCGAGTACGAGCGCGGTGGTCTGACGATCCAGACGACGATCGATCCCGAGGTGCAGAAGGCAGCGGAGGACGCCGCCCGGCGCAGCAGCAAGACCTCGGTCATGTACAAACGCCCGGAGAAATACCAGGCGGCGGTGATCGGCGTCGACCCGAACACCGGCCGGGTGCTCGGCTATTACGGCGGTGACAATTCCAACGGCACCGACTACGCCAGTTATCTGAACGGTGACGGCACCGGGTTCAGCGCCCGCGGCCAGTCCCCCGGCTCGACGTTCAAGATCTATACGCTGGCCGCAGCCCTGCGCGAGAACATCTCGTTCGACACGGTGTGGAACGGCAAGAAGAAGAACGCCCGCGGCGAGACGATCAACAACGCGGGTGCCGACCCCGGCAAGGTCTGTGAAGGCAAGATCGAGTACTGCGACCTGCAGACCGCGACGATCCAGTCGTACAACTTCCCCTTCTACCAGATCACCCAGGGCATCGGCGTCGACAAGGTGCTCGCGGCCGCGCGGGATGCCGGCATCACGCACCTGTGGCCGGACACGGCGAAGTACAATGAATCGGTCGACCTGACCAAGACCGATCCGAGCAACTACAAGAAGAACTTCGACTTCGAGGCCGGCTTCGGGCAGTACGCGGTGTCGCCGCTGGAACACGCCGAGGGTGTCGCCACCATCGTCAACGGCGGGGTGCGCCACGAGGTGCACTTCATCAAGACGGTGAAGCGGATCGACCAGAGCACCGGCAAGCTCGTCAACTACAAGAGCGAGAAGCTCGACGGCAAGCGGGTGTTCCCCGAGGACCAGATGTCCAACCTGCTGGGCGTCATGTCCAAGATCCCCGACCACGCCAAGAACACCCTGCGCAACGGGCGTGAGGCGGTCGCCAAGTCCGGCACGTGGGAGTTCGACGACGGCAAGGACGGCACGCCGGGCTCCGGTGACACCTGGTTCGTCGGTGGTATCCCGCAGCTGGCCGCCACCGTCTGGGTGGGTAACTCCGGCAACAAGTTCGAGCTCAAGGAACCGGCCTCGCAGGGTGGCGGTTCCATGTTCGGGTCCGGCTCGCCGGCGCAGATTTGGGAAGACTTCATCAACGCCGTCACCAAGGCGAAGGACATGAAGCAGGAGGACTTCCCGCCGCGCCAGAAGACCGGTGACGACAACAGTCAATATCAGACCGGTGAGAAGCCTCCGCCCCCGCCGCCCCCGCCGGTGGTCACCCCGCCGGAGCCGACCAACCAGAACCCCGTGTGCAACCTGTTCCCCGACCGCTGCCAGAACGGCCAGCCGATCGACACCGGCCAGAACAACGGCGGTGGTGGCAACAACAACGGCGGTAACAACAACGGTGGTGGTGGCAACAACAACGGCGGTAACAACAACGGTGGCGGTGGCAACAACAACGGCGGCACAATCAACTTCCCCGGCAACGGCAACCAGAACAACACCGAAGAGAACGACGGCAACTGA
- a CDS encoding DUF5318 domain-containing protein, translated as MRTQRQVVDYSLQKRALLRELHNGKIGALEVCDASPYLKNAARFHGEPTVERCPVCRRDNLTLVHYIYGDELKQSAGQARKLAELSLLAMTLREFQVFVVEVCQSCAWNHLIEQYLLGRDALSTDELNQGAAAVAASASGRHRETGSSSHRREGRQ; from the coding sequence ATGCGCACGCAGCGGCAGGTCGTCGACTACTCGCTACAGAAGCGAGCTCTGCTGCGTGAGCTGCACAACGGCAAGATCGGGGCCCTTGAGGTCTGCGATGCCTCGCCGTACCTGAAAAACGCAGCCAGGTTCCATGGCGAGCCGACCGTCGAGCGCTGTCCGGTCTGCCGCCGGGACAACCTGACGCTGGTGCACTACATCTACGGCGACGAGCTCAAGCAGTCCGCCGGGCAGGCTCGTAAGCTCGCGGAGCTGTCACTCCTGGCGATGACGCTGCGTGAGTTCCAGGTCTTCGTGGTCGAGGTGTGCCAGTCCTGCGCATGGAACCACCTGATCGAGCAGTACCTGCTCGGCCGGGACGCGCTTTCCACCGACGAACTCAACCAGGGCGCGGCCGCAGTCGCTGCGTCCGCCTCGGGCCGCCACCGCGAGACAGGGTCGTCGTCACATCGCCGGGAGGGCAGACAGTGA
- a CDS encoding PadR family transcriptional regulator, with protein MLEMAILGLLQETSMHGYELRKELATKLGTIRAAISYGTLYPTLKRLHAAGWISEQDADTAIVPPMTSKRGRIVYKITAEGKERFADLLAQAGPETYDDAGFGVHFTFFSRTDRATRLRILEGRRRRIEERREGLRDVLARAGDRLDAYTLELQRHGLDACEREVRWLEELITNERSGRTPGNGPSSTADPAAEAPPEPPAPHQDRP; from the coding sequence ATGCTGGAGATGGCGATTCTGGGTCTGCTCCAGGAGACCTCGATGCACGGGTACGAGCTGCGCAAGGAACTTGCCACCAAGCTCGGCACCATCCGCGCCGCGATCAGCTACGGCACGCTCTATCCGACGCTCAAGCGGCTGCACGCCGCCGGCTGGATCAGCGAGCAGGACGCCGACACCGCCATCGTGCCGCCCATGACCAGCAAACGCGGCCGGATTGTTTACAAGATCACTGCGGAAGGCAAGGAGCGCTTCGCCGACCTGCTCGCCCAGGCGGGCCCCGAGACGTACGACGACGCGGGCTTCGGCGTGCACTTCACCTTCTTCTCCCGCACCGACCGCGCCACCCGGCTGCGCATCCTCGAGGGCCGCCGGCGGCGCATCGAGGAGCGCCGGGAAGGTCTGCGCGACGTGCTGGCCCGCGCCGGGGACCGGCTCGACGCCTACACGCTCGAACTGCAGCGCCACGGCCTCGACGCCTGCGAGCGCGAGGTCCGCTGGCTGGAGGAGCTCATCACGAACGAGCGCTCCGGCCGTACCCCCGGAAACGGCCCTTCTTCGACCGCCGACCCGGCGGCGGAGGCACCCCCCGAACCACCGGCTCCGCACCAGGACCGGCCGTGA
- a CDS encoding inositol-3-phosphate synthase, whose translation MGSVRVAIVGVGNCASSLVQGVEYYRNADPNDRVPGLMHVTFGDYHVSDVKFVAAFDVDAKKVGMDLADAINASENNTIKLTDVPPTGVSVQRGPTFDGLGTYYREIIEESSAEVVDVVQALREAEVDVVVSYLPVGSEEADKFYAQAAIDAGCAFVNALPVFIASDPTWAKKFEDAGLPIVGDDIKSQVGATIVHRALAKLFEDRGVELLRTYQLNFGGNMDFMNMLERKRLVSKKISKTQSVTSQIPHEMIKSDVHIGPSDHVPWLDDRKWAYIRLEGRSFGDTPLNAELKLEVWDSPNSAGVIIDAVRAAKIAKDRGIGGPILSASSYFMKSPPVQYNDHDAKASVEAFIKGEIER comes from the coding sequence ATGGGTTCCGTCCGCGTCGCCATCGTCGGTGTGGGTAACTGCGCCTCGTCCCTCGTGCAGGGCGTGGAGTACTACCGCAACGCCGACCCCAACGACCGCGTCCCGGGTCTCATGCACGTGACCTTCGGCGACTATCACGTCTCAGACGTGAAGTTCGTCGCGGCGTTCGATGTGGACGCCAAGAAGGTCGGCATGGACCTTGCCGATGCGATCAACGCCAGTGAGAACAACACCATCAAGCTGACCGACGTGCCGCCGACCGGCGTGAGCGTCCAGCGTGGACCGACCTTCGACGGTCTCGGCACCTACTACCGCGAGATCATCGAGGAGTCTTCCGCCGAGGTCGTCGACGTGGTCCAGGCGCTGCGCGAGGCCGAGGTCGACGTCGTCGTGTCCTACCTGCCGGTGGGCTCCGAGGAGGCCGACAAGTTCTACGCGCAGGCCGCGATCGACGCCGGTTGCGCGTTCGTGAACGCCCTGCCCGTCTTCATCGCCTCCGACCCGACCTGGGCGAAGAAGTTCGAGGACGCCGGCCTGCCGATCGTCGGCGACGACATCAAGAGCCAGGTCGGTGCGACGATCGTGCACCGCGCGCTGGCCAAGCTGTTCGAGGACCGCGGCGTCGAGCTGCTGCGTACGTACCAGCTGAACTTCGGCGGCAACATGGACTTCATGAACATGCTGGAGCGCAAGCGCCTGGTCTCGAAGAAGATCTCGAAGACCCAGTCGGTGACCAGCCAGATCCCGCACGAGATGATCAAGAGCGACGTGCACATCGGCCCGTCGGACCACGTGCCGTGGCTCGACGACCGCAAGTGGGCCTACATCCGGCTCGAGGGCCGCAGCTTCGGCGACACCCCGCTGAACGCGGAGCTCAAGCTCGAGGTGTGGGACTCGCCGAACTCGGCCGGCGTGATCATCGACGCGGTGCGTGCCGCGAAGATCGCCAAGGACCGCGGCATCGGCGGCCCGATCCTGTCCGCGAGCTCCTACTTCATGAAGAGCCCGCCGGTGCAGTACAACGACCACGACGCCAAGGCGTCCGTCGAGGCCTTCATCAAGGGCGAGATCGAGCGCTGA
- a CDS encoding methylated-DNA--[protein]-cysteine S-methyltransferase, whose translation MRLVVESPIGPLGVELDGETVVGVRFAASGPVSASDLPIARELAGYFGGTLTDFTVPVELRGGSEFERAVWGQIATVPYGTMRTYGEVAKALGDPGAARAVGTACNRNPVPVLIPCHRVVGAGGKMVGFGGGLPRKRLLLELEARVTLAQMWEMS comes from the coding sequence ATGAGATTGGTGGTGGAGTCCCCGATCGGGCCGTTGGGCGTCGAGCTGGACGGCGAGACGGTGGTCGGGGTCCGGTTCGCGGCGTCGGGGCCGGTGTCCGCGTCCGATCTGCCGATCGCCCGGGAGCTGGCCGGTTACTTCGGCGGGACGCTGACGGATTTCACTGTGCCGGTCGAACTGCGCGGTGGGTCCGAGTTCGAGCGGGCTGTGTGGGGACAGATCGCCACTGTTCCGTACGGCACGATGCGGACGTACGGGGAAGTCGCCAAGGCTCTGGGTGATCCGGGCGCAGCCCGGGCAGTCGGCACCGCCTGCAACCGCAATCCGGTGCCGGTCCTGATCCCCTGCCATCGCGTGGTCGGGGCCGGCGGCAAGATGGTCGGCTTCGGCGGCGGGCTGCCCCGCAAACGGCTGCTGCTGGAGCTGGAAGCCCGGGTCACGCTGGCGCAGATGTGGGAGATGAGCTGA